In Leopardus geoffroyi isolate Oge1 chromosome D1, O.geoffroyi_Oge1_pat1.0, whole genome shotgun sequence, the genomic stretch GCTCATTTGGAATGACTAGAACAGAACTTGAGCTGGGAGAGGACAGACTGAGGAACACTGGAAGGAACAAAATAATCAGTGGACTAAGTGTgtcagaaaaaggaaaccaaggagAGGCTACAAGGCCTCAGAACTCATCCACACCTGAATCCCTCATGTCACCACCCACCTCTCCCAAACAGAAAGGTTATCATTCCATCCTAGAAATAATACTACAGTAACACTGGTCAGTCCATGCTAAACATCCAACATTTTACCCATTGTTTAtaatgcattatctcatttggaTCACTCAACAGTATCTTGGAGTAGATCTCATTACAATCTGCACTGTGTATATGGAAGAAATCAGGTCCTGGTACTGAGGTTGGAATCAATGTTTCTTGGGTGGTTCTTGATAGGCACCACTTCCTAGAGCCTCAGCTCTACACCTGACATTGTGCCTTGCCCTCAGAATTGCCTCTTCTGGCTATACATGCCCTACTGCTCAAGTTATCCCACTACATCCATAATGCTTGTATGTCTCAGTTACTTAAGTAGAAAGCCACGAACACTGAGTTTGGAACAATGAAGTCAATGAGTATGTGTAAATTGAGTTAAGTTCAATTTTACTTAAATTAAGACCAGTGGACTGAAGAACCAGTCGTGGGTGCAAAACTTGGCTTTGGCAGTAATAATTTCGTAAACTTAAATACGTGATTTAATCTCTGTGCTTCACAAGTTAAATGGGGGTAATAAAGAGCTAGTCAATCCCATAGGgttgttgaaaaaaatgaatgaatacacacaaAGTGTCTAGAGTAGTTTCTGTCTAGAGCAACATTCAAGTATAAACATTTAATGATCCATGGAACTGAAATGACAGATATatttgatttcagacttgccatCTTGATCAAGACATTACTCTTCACATCTCAgtttacaaatttacaaaatttagAAAGTGAGACTCGATCCATGAAGATCCTTCAGTTTTAGCAATGTGTGACTGTATAGAGAATTCATGCATTACATTTCATTGTCAACCTCACACTTGAGATCTGAATAATATGAAGAATTACTGCTATAAATAATacacatctatcatctatctacctatcaatcTATCGATTGAGATATCTATCTagactatctatctatctatcatctatctttctatatatctatctttCTATGTATCTGTTTCAATTTCACTTcacttgcttttttgtttatgactcttcctttattttcatcaCTACAGGGCATATTGTGGTTCCCAAACAACATCATGAAGAACAACACGGAAGTGGCTGAATTCATCCTGCTGGGACTAACCGATGACCCAAAGCTACAGATCCTTCTATTTATCATGTTCACCCTCATTTACCTCATCACGCTGTTTGGAAACGTAGGGATGATTGTTTTGATTCTCTTAGATGCTCATCTCCAcactcccatgtactttttcctcagTAACCTGTCTCTGGTGGACTTTGGTTACTCTACAGCTGTCACTCCCAAAGTTATGACTGGGCTCCTTATGGGAGACAAAGTCATCTCTTACAATGCATGTGCTGCCCAGATGTTCTTTTTTGGAGCcttggccactgtggaaaatttCCTTTTGGCCTcaatggcctatgaccgctacaCAGCAGTGTGCAAACCCCTCCATTACACCACCACCATGACGACAAGGGTGTGTGCATGTCTGGCGATAGGTTCCTACATCTATGGTTTCTTGAATGCCTCCATCCACATTCGGGACACGTTCAGTCTCTCATTCTGCAAGTCCAATCTGATCCATCACTTTTTCTGTGATGTTCCAGCTGTCATGGCTCTATCTTGTTCTGACAGACATGTCAGTGAACTTATTCTTATTGTGGTAGCAAGCTTCAACATCTTTTTTGCTGTCTTTGTTATCTTGATTTCCTACCTGCTCATATTTATCACCATCCTGAAGATGCACTCAACTCAGGGTTATCAGAAGGCTTTATCCACGTGCACTTCCCACCTCACTACAGTCTCCATCTTCTATGGGACAGCCATCTTTATGTACTCCCAGCCCACCTCCAGCCATTCCATGGACTCAGACAAAATCGCATCCATGTTCTACACTATGGTTATTCCCATGCTGAACCCCCTGGTCTATAGCTTAAGAAACAAGGAGGTTAAAACTGCTTTCAAGAAGGTGGGTGAGAAGGCAAAACTGTCTCTAGGCTTTCTACTAAAGTCATAGCATGCACAATGATCTGTGTAAATCCTCTCAGATTTCCAACATGCAGTTAGTCACATTTTAATGCCCCCCACTCCACCTAAATTACTGAGGCAATACGATCTCTTGTTCAAAAGTCTATCATCTGGAAAAAGAAGTGTATGTCCAAATACATGATATCCAAATGAGGATGGCCAATGGGAACCTTAAAAATTTGGGGGCCCTGCTTGTAGTAAAACTTATT encodes the following:
- the LOC123600539 gene encoding olfactory receptor 5B2-like — protein: MKNNTEVAEFILLGLTDDPKLQILLFIMFTLIYLITLFGNVGMIVLILLDAHLHTPMYFFLSNLSLVDFGYSTAVTPKVMTGLLMGDKVISYNACAAQMFFFGALATVENFLLASMAYDRYTAVCKPLHYTTTMTTRVCACLAIGSYIYGFLNASIHIRDTFSLSFCKSNLIHHFFCDVPAVMALSCSDRHVSELILIVVASFNIFFAVFVILISYLLIFITILKMHSTQGYQKALSTCTSHLTTVSIFYGTAIFMYSQPTSSHSMDSDKIASMFYTMVIPMLNPLVYSLRNKEVKTAFKKVGEKAKLSLGFLLKS